One Triticum dicoccoides isolate Atlit2015 ecotype Zavitan chromosome 5B, WEW_v2.0, whole genome shotgun sequence genomic window carries:
- the LOC119312912 gene encoding disease resistance protein Pik-2-like, with translation MEFVVGASEATMRSLLGKLGGLLAQEYTLIRGVRGDIQYINDELTTMQAFLGDVSSVPDSHDRRLKDWMKQIRDMAYDTEDCIDDFAHRLPRDSLGDVRCSFIVTIVYELWTLGPRRDIASKIAELKIRAQQIAERRGRYGVDNPGNSNSSSSVAGAPRITRHDIAEHLMGSRQLIRTERPVGVAEDMEKLGDWLKKCDNSSGKHRAVLSIVGFGGMGKTTIATALYRDFRNEFDCRASVTVSQNYDEDEVLRDILSQIKPQDSEHDQQGSSKGGLEERSLATDIKSSVKRVLPLIFGQRQQGNDGSSKWTQNKIETMNRDQLVEELEGRLNGKRYLLLIDDIWSAETWDKIRSWLPRENTKDSRVIVTTRFQAVGAACSEGNVTDHLHTVDALSGTDSRNLFYHSVYESKNSKKVQVHEDIWKYCGGLPLAIVSMAGLVACNPKKQNDHWSTVCKSLFPEQVAPLTLDGVTTILDYCYNDLPADLKTCLLYLSIFPKGWKISRKRLTRRWISECFVSGKQGLTADEVAETYFNQLIRRKIIHPLEHSSNGKVKSFKVHDMILEYIVSKSSEENFITVVGGHWLMPAPGNKVRRLSMQSSGSKHGNSTKGMNLSQVRSLTVFGSMNKLPFHSFNNGIIQVLDLEGWKGLTHNHLNDICRMLVLKYLSLRRTEVAKIPSKIEKLQYLETLDVRETNVGVLPKAFGQLQRLRSMFGGSKNPRKALKLPQEKNKVQMKALRILSGIEITERSTGVASLHQLTGLKKLAIYKLNIEKDGPTSTQLRSSIGYLCSCGLQTLAINDESSGFINTLDSMPAPPRYLIALELSGKLERAPKWTENLKTLYKLTLSVTVLRADTLELLCDLPKLFCLTFSLNAAKQHEEDVEDMLQENKRLGGGEIVVPPGGFKSLKLLRFFATVVPRVTFAAEAMPAVERIDMRFQAFEGVYGIDRLKSIQEVHLSVDNQADEATKYLVGYLKKNTHKPKIITD, from the exons ATGGAGTTTGTGGTGGGTGCTTCGGAAGCCACAATGAGATCTCTGCTAGGCAAGCTGGGTGGCCTCCTTGCCCAGGAGTACACTCTGATCCGAGGAGTACGGGGAGACATCCAGTACATCAATGATGAGCTCACCACCATGCAGGCCTTCCTTGGTGATGTTAGCTCTGTCCCGGACAGTCATGACCGCCGGCTGAAGGACTGGATGAAGCAGATCCGTGACATGGCATATGACACAGAGGACTGCATCGATGACTTTGCTCACCGCCTCCCTCGTGACTCCCTCGGCGATGTCCGATGCTCCTTCATAGTGACGATAGTCTATGAACTATGGACGTTGGGGCCTCGCCGTGACATTGCCTCCAAGATTGCTGAACTCAAGATCCGGGCACAACAGATTGCTGAAAGGCGCGGCAGATACGGAGTGGACAACCCAGGCAACAGTAACAGCAGCAGCTCTGTAGCCGGAGCCCCCCGCATCACTAGGCATGACATTGCTGAGCATCTGATGGGTAGCCGTCAGCTCATCCGTACGGAGAGGCCCGTGGGTGTGGCAGAAGACATGGAAAAGCTTGGAGATTGGTTAAAGAAATGTGATAATTCTTCTGGAAAGCATCGAGCTGTTCTGTCCATAGTCGGTTTCGGTGGCATGGGAAAGACCACCATTGCAACGGCATTGTACCGAGACTTCAGGAATGAATTTGACTGCCGGGCCTCAGTCACTGTTTCCCAGAATTACGATGAGGATGAAGTGCTCAGGGATATTCTGAGTCAAATCAAGCCACAGGACAGCGAACACGACCAACAAGGAAGTAGCAAAGGAGGTTTGGAGGAAAGAAGCCTAGCTACAGATATTAAAAGCTCAGTGAAGAGAGTTCTCCCACTGATCTTTGGCCAAAGGCAGCAGGGCAATGATGGCAGCTCTAAATGGACGCAGAACAAGATAGAAACGATGAACCGTGATCAACTTGTCGAAGAATTGGAAGGGCGACTGAATGGAAAGAG GTATCTCCTCTTGATTGATGACATATGGTCTGCAGAAACATGGGATAAGATCAGAAGTTGGTTGCCACGTGAGAATACAAAAGATAGTAGAGTAATAGTGACTACAAGATTTCAAGCTGTGGGTGCGGCTTGCTCCGAAGGAAATGTAACTGATCATCTGCATACAGTTGATGCCCTTAGTGGTACCGACTCCAGAAATTTGTTTTATCACAGTGTTTATGAATCCAAAAATAGCAAGAAAGTACAGGTGCATGAGGACATATGGAAATATTGTGGGGGGCTGCCTTTGGCGATAGTTAGCATGGCCGGTCTTGTCGCATGCAACCCCAAAAAACAAAATGATCACTGGAGTACAGTTTGCAAGTCATTATTTCCAGAGCAGGTGGCTCCACTTACCCTGGATGGTGTCACAACAATACTCGATTATTGCTACAATGATTTGCCTGCAGACCTCAAGACCTGTTTATTGTACTTGAGCATATTTCCAAAGGGTTGGAAAATTAGCAGGAAGCGTTTGACAAGGCGTTGGATATCTGAATGCTTTGTCAGTGGGAAGCAAGGGCTGACCGCGGATGAAGTTGCAGAGACATACTTTAATCAGCTCATAAGAAGGAAGATAATACACCCTTTGGAGCACAGCAGCAATGGGAAGGTAAAATCGTTCAAAGTTCATGACATGATCCTTGAATACATCGTGTCCAAGTCAAGTGAAGAGAATTTCATTACTGTTGTTGGTGGCCACTGGCTGATGCCAGCACCTGGCAATAAAGTCCGTCGACTCTCGATGCAGAGCAGTGGTTCCAAGCATGGGAATTCGACAAAAGGCATGAACTTGTCTCAAGTGCGATCACTGACTGTATTTGGAAGCATGAACAAGCTGCCTTTCCATTCATTCAATAATGGGATAATTCAAGTGTTGGATCTCGAGGGTTGGAAGGGTTTGACACATAACCATCTGAATGACATATGTCGAATGCTTGTACTGAAGTATTTGAGCCTCCGAAGAACAGAGGTTGCGAAGATTCCCTCCAAGATTGAGAAGCTTCAGTATCTAGAAACTCTTGATGTAAGGGAGACAAATGTTGGCGTCCTGCCCAAAGCTTTCGGCCAGCTCCAACGGCTCCGCAGCATGTTCGGAGGGAGTAAAAACCCACGGAAGGCGTTAAAATTGCCTCAAGAGAAAAATAAGGTGCAAATGAAAGCACTTCGTATACTGTCAGGGATTGAGATCACCGAGCGCTCAACAGGTGTAGCAAGCCTCCATCAGCTCACCGGGCTAAAGAAACTTGCCATTTACAAGCTGAACATAGAGAAGGATGGACCGACCTCCACACAATTGCGCTCCTCTATTGGGTATCTCTGCAGCTGCGGCCTGCAGACTCTAGCAATCAATGATGAGAGTTCTGGTTTTATCAACACACTGGATTCCATGCCCGCTCCTCCAAGATACCTCATCGCCCTCGAGCTGTCGGGAAAATTGGAAAGAGCTCCAAAGTGGACTGAGAATCTCAAAACTCTATACAAGCTAACCCTTTCCGTGACAGTTCTCCGTGCTGATACTTTGGAGCTCCTCTGCGACCTACCTAAGCTGTTCTGTCTCACCTTCTCACTCAATGCAGCGAAGCAGCACGAGGAGGACGTAGAGGACATGCTTCAGGAAAATAAACGCCTCGGTGGTGGGGAGATCGTTGTTCCACCTGGAGGTTTCAAGAGCCTGAAGCTGCTTCGCTTCTTTGCAACTGTCGTGCCTAGGGTGACATTTGCAGCGGAGGCAATGCCAGCAGTTGAGAGGATCGATATGCGGTTCCAAGCCTTTGAAGGGGTTTACGGCATCGACAGACTTAAAAGTATCCAGGAGGTGCATCTCAGCGTTGACAATCAAGCAGATGAAGCAACCAAATACTTGGTTGGATATCTGAAGAAAAACACACACAAGCCAAAAATAATCACTGATTGA